The genomic interval TTCCATGTGTTGTTTTGATTCTTTTCATGAGTTAAAGCTTGTCTCCCATTGCCAATATTAAGAACATATAGAGAgagtatagaaaaaaaatggatgaataaatgcttggggtttaacgtcgtacttaacaatgtttcaatcATATCTCGACGAGGACAAGGACACATACAAACAGAGCGAgcccatgtcaccaaagtgctgcctccactgaagtttcatgccgaagacaccagacatgacaccccatttagtcacattatactgacatcgagCCAATTAGTCATATGTTTTTCCTCTATAACATCTCATTTCCGGTTCTGATTaattgctctaacctctcagagtTGAGACAaacaagcgaggcaacaacaagtacccaCTTTTAATCTTCGGTATGAagtgacccaggattgatccagGGTCTCCCGGCTTATAGGCGGACGCTATAAGAATTAGGTAGTGTAGAAAAATGCTAAGATGTGAGAGAGTTTATGGCTAGTCGTTTGGTATTATTGTCTGCCTTTAATCTGAAATGTTAAGCTGTGAACATTTCTTTAGTATTGAAATCATACATCTTAAGTGCTGTAAAATGTGAgtatcaacattttaaaatttaggcCGCATATACATTCATAATGCGGAACATTTTAAGACAAACGATTACCCTACTTCCTTAACCTttccgcatatgaaagagcaactttcagtgcagtttatgcaaattttaatttgatttggttGGTTGGATTGGCTAGTGTCAGTACTCCAGTGTCATAACGTATAATTGTATCTGTCAACATGGAataatgcattcagaatgtgcttgagtAAACAACATGCAAACgcacgaaaaggttgaagaattacgatACAAAATTTCGTAAGCATGTTGTCACATGCTAAATTTGTAATACTTTTACAGATACTAAATCTGCTAGCATGTAACATTAtacgacgtcgtataagtgagatattcttgagcgcagcgtaaaacacctatcaaatcactataacataataataaatgCTTTCCCCCAAGAAGTCCACCATTGCCAAAATGTCGGAGTTAACATTACTAATGCTATAAACAGTATAACATTTCAGTTCTTATGTCGCTAGTTCTTGTTGCTTACGATCAGGCGACCTGCTAAAATGCTGCGAAAATTAAGTGGCCGCTTTTCTTTGGTCGCAATATGGTTGCAGTGCATCGCGAGATGTGCAAGCATTACTCGCGCTCACTTGTAGGGTTCGCAATGTTTATCGCTAAATGTGGTACAGCTACCGTCGGGTCCTCACATGCTTgcaaggatacatgtacatgtagccattaGGCGAGAGCGCATGTGGGCGCGAAAAGTCTGGTCGCATACATTATGTCGTAAGGGCATCGAAAAGAGTCGCAATATATGATTGCTGTCGGTCCCTGTTGCGACGTTTCTGGCAATATAGACAACTCCGATCTGTTTCTGGTATCTATAGAGCCGATACTCGTATAACGCAAATGATAGGTCTACTTAGCTGACGGATGATAAATTTAGTTAAAGTCAATCGAATAAGTATCAGTGGATGTATTTCATAGGGCAATATATGCCACACTTCAtataatacctgtttgacgttTCTAAGTGATTTCGGCCATAATATAACTTAGAAAATGAAGCAATTATCAGATCTTTTTTCCGTATTGCCTTGATTAAATGTACGAAAATTTATTCCAGCGAACCCATTTTTAAACTAAATCCACTTGGGGAATAGAGTGATTTTTTATTGTGAAGCAGACAGAAGGAAACAATAGTaagtattaaatctgatatgCACATGAAATGTAGACCTAGAATGTAACACAGGATATAGCGTACAAGCCCGTATTgccagtgcggttggaaatgcctaGAAAATCAAATTCGACGTATGAAAACTCGGAATCTAAAGTCCGACCAGAGATGTAATTGTCATAAACCGTAAATTTAACGTTGTCCACTATGGGTTTTAATTGATACGGCAGTATATTTACTTCTGTGTATAGGTAGAATCCATCTGGAAAATGGCATGCTTTGATACAAATTCCCAAGTTATATGGCCAGCTAGACGGGTTGGCCATTTATGACGTCACCAGCTGTGATTTACCTGGTAGTAAATCTTtggtttttggtggatttaaagtcataattacgttCCTCGGAGGTCCTCCTGGTatcataatgttaaacaaattataatctttatacttaagacaagtagctaaatctggacactaattaTTAAAGCTCGCCACACCTCTTCAGTCCACCCATTTTATTGTTAATTAAACTGCACGCCTGTAATTGATACGtagcatacatttatatatgatttGTACTCGTTCACATTAAATAAAACCACAAAAGTAAATATAACTGCGTTTCAAATTCAAGGAGTGGCAATTTTATTTGGGGAAATTCTCACCGCAAGATCCAGGATATTGGGAAACCATTACATCTGTATATAATCGTATATCCTTTTTTTTGATCAAAATCCTGCATATAAACATAACTTATACGTTATTTCAATCTGCAGGTTTTATAGCAACAATCATTATTCATCTCCCTTGAGTTCTGGGAGAGATACGTGTACGTTGGCAAATTCTGATCTCATTGGTGTGTGGCACAGCTCGTGCACTGAAAAaccaaatgtttaacatttaaacatctctgCAGCAGATAATAAATgtgcttaatgtttaattgtaacgtgtttaatacttaaatacttaaacatgtttatccaacaaTTGATAATAAGgccgctttataatgttgatcatatacGTTGGAAACTTTAATTCACTCCGTTTAAGCAATAAACTCTTCAATTTACTACATAATTATTGCATTCAGGCTATACAtttgagtatttataaaatactgcatgtatttataaaataaagcaatatattttatgaaaaatacgtgtaaatctgaaaaatagacacaccttgaacatgttaaaagtaacCATTTATTATAGTGTGTGCACTTGCTGCCGATCAAAATAGTTCATGAATTGCcttaaatgtataaaacagatcaaattatagcttttggaactttggaatcattttaacgctCTAAATAGTATAGGTACGAAtccgatatttactgaaaggcattaatttggtaagcacgtttattatctgttgcagaaatatgtttaaatgataaatatttgttttttcagtgtgcaTGTCACGTGATCTATAAGGCGCGTCTAGTTTTAGCTTGAAGTTGTGGTTGTCGTGTCATGTGAATATTTTTAAGTGACGCGTAAAAacccaatcaaagaaataaatctattCCATGGCGATTTCGTAATATTAATCGTGTCATATACGATtaccacatgcatgtaccattcAATATGAGAGTTCGCATTAAACACAGTTCACTGCTCCATTAAAACCAGTTTTCTTAAACATGATTTTTagtattaaaaaacaaaacaaaacaaaaacaaaacaacgaaTACATGGGCATTTACGCCCCTGTCTAAGTTTGGTTCTAATTTTACTGCGCCATGTTTGGCCTCAAGTTTACATGACATCTGtaggtacatatgtacatgtatggctaaGACTCAGTACTACGACACAATTTGTTCATATGTGGGCCAATTTGTGAGCCAGaggcatctcaccaatgcggtcactgtgagttcaagtccaggtcatgctagcttcctctccggtcgtacgtgggaaggtctgcagcaacctgcggagggtcatGGGTCTCTGTCCGCGTCTCCTAGAAAAATTTGAACCGAAACTACAGTGTTTAACTGCGAATTACGGCCttgtaatatttctgtttttactagaaataaatgtaaacaaaatcagGAACTGATGTTCATGGAGCGATTCAATGCGAACTCGTTTTTACATGGGAGAATGATCATAAAGCTGAACTTTCTGCATTTTTTCTCCAGTAGCCGATTTATTCATATTCAGAAAACGTCAACCTCGGTATCTTGATCTTTTTATGCAATTTACTTAATTTTGTTAGTATTTGTTAGATCTGTTACGACCCGAAAATACGAAAATTAATGCATTCACGAAAATTAATGAACATTACCATGTATGGATGTTGAAGATCACTGGGCAAAGTTCGTGCAAAATATATAGAGGCTTACGTTTCTTTCCATTCTCCGCGAAAGAAATTGTGACATATGACGTCAAAGAAAATGTTGTCACTGTTCTAGAATTACaccaaatgctgtgttgtcatcccatttaacatacaaccacattaaaacaatattgAAGGGACCAAGCATCGGGGATGCTGTTTCCACCAACAGAATCCTAgttttatgcaggaatataatttaattaaaaacgtacaccatagagagaaAACTAAAggagcgacggcagtgtgatagttggtaaatagTTACACGaatataaccggtgaaatacggcctcttgacTCCACCAGGGTATTGTACTATCTGTTCGTGTAGATGCGTAAAaagcagcaatttacacgcccccgtagcaccatggcttaagcagaattaagtcaaagaaaatgcagtgatggtaaTCGTAATTTTGTAtacgtcactagtctagaattactcaaaatgggTGCCCACTTATGTAGGCATGCTCATGTACGGTTACTATGtacaccaaaaaaataaaataataataatctgttaattttaacagaaagtctgttgtctgagtgattctagatTTTATTCAGTTATTGCAGCAGGCTATTCTCttcaatataacacacatattctactaaatcaacataaacattccgttagactaacaggatgttatgttgaaaatgacagaatattatgcgATAATAACAAAGTACATTGCatcatcactcaaacaacagactttctgttagaattaacaggttaattttttgagtgtataagtGGGCTTTCATATCTGGGTTCCCCGTTCTGCAACAGCATTACGAAGACAGTATGAcagcatatttattttatttagactgtttattttgatttgggTCTTAATGACctaaacaaacatttttcacttatacgacggcgattaTATCTGTTTGTGAATATAACCGGagtgcccagaataaaccaaCCAATCCTTCGCTCGGTACCTAACAATCCCCCTGATTAAAATCCACTGCCTaaacagccagagctggattcgatcactgagtgatgatagaatgtattctgttatcataacataaTGTTTGTCTAGTACAAcagttatgttgaattaatagaatatgtgtgttatatttaagaggataatccgatgcaatataacagaataccttctagcatcattcagccACACAAtttgtgcctttttttttttgctttttgagaCTAAGAAATATCCCATGTCAAGTTTTGTATTTCTATGAGGAAAGATACATTTTCTGTCTTGGATGAGAAAGTACTGTTTTATTCCGagttctctggtttcctccatccgcAATGTATTACCCCGGgttttctggtttcttccatccgCAATGTTCTACCCCAAGTTCTTTGGTTCCCTCCATCCGCAATGTTTTAGCCCAAGTTCAACGGTTTCCACCATGTGTTATGTAACCCAagttctctggtttcctccatacgCAATGTTTCAGCACGAGTTCTCTGGTTTCCTACATCCGGAATGTTTTAGCCCGagttctctggtttcctccatgcgtAATGTACCCCGAGTTCTCTGGTTTCATCCATCCGCAATGTTTTAGCCCGAattctctggtttcctccagcgtAATGTACCTTGAGTTctcttgtttcctccatccGCAATGTTTTAGGCCCATTTCTCTGGTTTCGTTCATCCGCAATGTTTTGCCCCGagttctctggtttcctccatgcgtAATGTACCCCTTGTTCTCTGGTTTTCTCCGTCCGCAATGTTTTACCCCAagttttctggtttcctccatccgcAATGTTTTACCCTCCAGCCGTAATGTTTTACCCCAAGTACACTGCTTTCCTCAAGCCGTAATGTTTTACCTCGAATTCTTTGATTTAATGAATctgaacactaatcctttaagtcagaaatggttttgtggaatcgaccccagTCACTTTAGTGACGTATTTACGTCATTTTAATGACGCTGATCATTACACTGAAGCGTCAATAGAGCGACATCTCAAACGTAAGACCATACAGGAAAGGTATGACTATGAAAGCTGGTTAAGACCGCTATCATCATACCTTCGCACCATTGGTCCAATCGCTTCGTACTATATTGTTCTATCGCTTCGCAGTATCGTTCCATCGTCAGTGCGGTGATACGATAATGGCCTTATATTTAGTTGATTAAATATGATCCACTTTGGACTTCTGCTGGTATCCCACTGCGGGCGTTGGCGTCCAACTTGGCGTTCGACAGCGACCAATCTTCTCGGCCTTTTCTTTTTTCGCGATGATTTTTGGCAACATTGCATCTCAACACTGTAGAGAGCTGCAACATCGCTGAAAAACTCGGTCACACACTCTTTCACCTAAACTTATCCCAAACAAGTAACAAGGATATTCAAACGCTTTGGCGAGATATAGTAGAGGAcaacattctgacgagattccAACGAGACTAAAAGGGTATTCAGTTGAGAATCTCGTGCAAACCTATCCATGGTTCTTCCAATGAACTTTGACACCATTCAATAACAACATCTAGTGATAGGTAACAATGCATCACTGTACCACATGTTGCTAGTACATTGCGATAACACTGCGACCATCTACGACAGATGACTGAGCTAGGATGCCgggtatttttatttacttatttatttgtttatttatttatttatttattttgtattttacaccgttctcaataatatttcgcttatacgaaggtggcaggcattatggtgggaggaaaccgggcaggacccgggtgaaactcacgaccatccacaggttgctgcaagaccttcccacgtacggtacGTCGAATGTTTTTAAATACGTTGAAAAAGGACCGACCCACAAAATGCTTGAGCGTTGCCGCTTCACAGGATCAGCACGCAGGCATAAAGGAAGGCATTACGCAACGCCGGGATGATTCATACAGTTCCAGGTGATCACCTGAGCGTTtgtgtgtgtctttttttttcactgcatGCAAGTCAGGAAAAATTTCTCAACTCCACGTGACACCAGTGTAgtcatataaacacacacacatatatactgtggcCAGGAGTTACTGACATTTACTAAACATATACCACAAGAGAATATATTTTCCGCGTTGTCCCAGGGTTGTGGATATACTGAGCGTTGTTTGCCGGCGTATGCTTCAAAAGAGAGCATACAAGGTCATGTGGGAAGTGCCGTCCAGAACTTCCGtggaaaatgtgttttgtgtgtagACAATGCACGTATACCATGACAAAGCGGTAAGACATAAATCcacatgtttttaaaaatagaTTAAGACTAGTCATATGTAGGCATTGATAGATTAACTGTGCGGCTGGTACTGACCGGGATTTGAACTTCTCCACAGTTGAACTGTAGCGCTCTACCACCTGAGCTAAAGAGAAATCCAAGGCCCACTAATTACTGCTAGTATTAGCACTGAAATTTGGTCGCgtaagaaacaagaaaaactaACTGAGTAAGTTGCACGTTTCGTTCAAATGACGATGGTGTATGGAGTtctgttttaaacatgtacagcCTGGTATtccattgtcagcatgtaaggaCAGCATGGTGATCCAGTGTCGACATGTAAGGACAGCATGGTGATCCAGTGTCGACATGTGAGGACAAAATGGTGATCCAGTATCGATATGTAAGGACAAtatggtgatccattgtcagtatgtaaggacaacatggtgatacAGTAacgacatgtaaggacaacatggtgatccattgtcagcatataaggacaacatggtgatccattgtcaacATGTAAGGACAAtatggtgatccattgtcagcatgtaaggacaacatggtgatccattgtcagcatgtaaaaacaacatggtgatccattgtcagcTTGTAAGGAtaacatggtgatccagtgtcgacatgtaaggacaacatggtgatccattgtcaacatgtaaggacaacatggtgatccattgtcagcatgtaaggacaatatggtgatccattgtcagcatgtaaggacaacatggtgatccatcCTCAGCTTTTAAGGAtaacatggtgatccagtgtcgacatgtaaggacaacatggtgatccagtgttgacatgtaaggacaacatgctGATCCAGTGTCAGCATGTAAGGACagcatggtgatccattgtcagcatgtaatgacagcatggtgatccattgtcagcatgtcaggacaacatggtgattcACTTTCAGCATATAAAGAaaacatggtgatccagtgtcaacatgtaaggacaacgtggtgatccattgtcagtatgtaaggacaacatggtgatccattgtcaacatgtaaggacaacatggtgatccgttgtcagcatgtaaggacaacaGGGTGATGCAGTAACGACATGTAACAACAACGTGGTGATCCAGTGtcgacatgtaaggacaacatggtgatccagtaTCAatatgtaaggacaacatggtgatccattgtcagtatgtaaggacaacatggtgatccagtaacgacatgtaaggacaacatggtgatccattgtcagcatataaggacaacatggtgatccattgtcaacatgtaaggacaacatggtgatccgtTGTCAGCTTGTAAGGACAACAGGGTGATGCAGTAAcgacatgtaacaacaacatggtgatccagtaACGACATGTAAGGACAGCATGGTGATCCAGTGTCGACATGTAAGGACAAAATGGTGGTCCAGTGTcaacatgtaaggacaacatggtgatccattgtcagcatgtaaagacaacatggtgatccattgtcagcatgtaaggacaatatggtgatccattgtcagcatgtaaaGACAACCTGGAGATCCAGTGTCAGCTTGTAAGGAtaacatggtgatccagtgtcgacatgtaaggacagcatggtgatccagtgttgacatgtaaggacaacatggtgatccattgtcagcatgtaaggacagcatggtgatccattgtcagcatgtaaggacaatatggtgatccattgtcagcatgtaaggacaacatggtgatccatcCTCAGCTTTTAAGGAtaacatggtgatccagtgtcgacatgtaaggacaacatggtgatccattgtcagcatgtaaaaacaacatggtgatccattgtcagcatgtaaggacaacatggtgatccattgtcagcatgtaaagacaacatggtgatccattgtcagcatgtaaggacaacatggtgatccattgtaaacatgtaatgacaacatggtgatccagtgtagacatgtaaggacaacatggtgatccattgtcgacatgtaaggacaacatgctGATCCATTGtcgacatgtaaggacaacatgctGATCCAGTGTTGACATGTAAGGACAATATGGTGATCCAGTGTtgacatgtaaggacaacatggtgatccactgtaaacatgtaaggacaacatggtgatccagtgtagacatgtaaggacaacatggtgatccattgtcgacatgtaaggacaacatggtgatccattgtcgacatgtaaggacaacatggtgatccagtgtTGACATGTAAGGGCAAAATGGTGATCCAGTGTtgacatgtaaggacaacatggtgatccagtgtcgacatgtaaggacaacatggtgatccactGTCAACATGTAAGGACAGCATGGTGATCCAGTGTCGACATGTAatgacaacatggtgatccagtgttgacatgtaaggacaacatggtgatccattgtcaacAAGTAAGGGCAGCATAGTGATCCATTGTGGACATGTAAGGACagcatggtgatccattgtcgaCATGTAAGGAGagcatggtgatccattgtcgaCATGTGAGGACAACTCTGTGATCCATTGTCggcatgtaaggacaacatggtgatccagtgtcAGTACGTAAGGACAACATTGTGACccattgtcagcatgtaaggacagcatggtgatccattgtcgaCATGTAAGGAAAACATTGTGATCCAATGTCggcatgtaaggacaacatggtgatctattgtcagcatgtaaggacaacatggtgatccattgtcagcatgtaaggacaacatggtgatccattgtaaacatgtaaggacaacatggtgatccagtgtagacatgtaaggacaacatggtgatccagtatcggcatgtaaggacaacatggtgatccaatGTCAGGATGTAAGGAAagcatggtgatccattgtcagcatgtaaagacaacatggtgatccattgtcagcatgtaaggacaacatggtgatccattgtcagcatgtaaagacaacatggtgatccattgtcagcatgtaaggacaacatggtgatccattgtaaacatgtaaggacaacatggtgatccagtgtagacatgtaaggacaacatggtgatccattgtcgacatgtaaggacaacatgctGATCCAGTGtcgacatgtaaggacaacatgctGATCCAGTGTtgacatgtaaggacaacatggtgatccagtgttgacatgtaaggacaacatggtgatccactgtaaacatgtaaggacaacatggtaaTCCAGTGTagacatgtaaggacaacatggtgatccattgtcgaCATGTAAGGACAGCATGGTGATCCACTGTaaacatgtaaggacaacatggtgatccagtaacgacatgtaaggacaacatggtgatccattgtcgaCATGTAAGGACAGCATGGTGATCCATCCTCAGCTTTTAAGGAtaacatggtgatccagtgtcAACATGTAAGGACAAAATGGTGATCCAGTATCGatatgtaaggacaacatggtgatccattgtcagcatgtaaggacaacatggtgatccattgtcgacatgtaaggacaacatggtgatccattgtcgacatgtaaggacaacatggtgatccactGTCAACATATAAGGACagcatggtgatccattgtcaacATGTAAGGACAGCATAGTGATCCATTGTggacatgtaaggacaacatggtgatccagtgtcGACATGTAAgaacaacatggtgatccactGTCAACATATAAGGACagcatggtgatccattgtcagcatgtaaaGACAACATAGTGATCCATTGTggacatgtaaggacaacatggtgatccagtgtcagtacgtaaggacaacatggtgatccattgtcagcatgtaaggacagcatggtgatccagtgtcgacatgtaaggacaacattgTGATCCAATGTCggcatgtaaggacaacatggtgatccagtgtcAGTATGTAAGGACAGCATAGTGATTCATTGTAAACAtataaggacaacatggtgatctattgtcagcatgtaaggacaacatggtgatccattgtcgaTATGTAAGACGAGCCTAGTAATTAAATGACGATATGTAAGTACAGCGCGATGTTCCAGTCTCATCATGTGATTCTTCATATAATCATTTATCCCTTACGTGACAGAATAGCTGACATACGAGAAGAGAAGGGATGTGCCATTGTCATTGATAGGTGTGTCCGATTTCTAGACAAAGTGAAATCAGGAATTCaattattcaaattttattCAGGATCGGGGATTTACACATTCCATGTGTTGTTTTGATTCTTTTCATGAGTTAAAGCTTGTCTCCCATTGCCAATATTAAGAACATATAGAGAGAGTATAGAAAAACATGGATGAataaatgcttggggtttaacgtcgtacttaacaacgtTTCAATCATATCTCGACGAGGAGTCAATAagtttgtgtacacatacaaacaGAGCGAgcccatgtcaccaaagtgctgcctccactgaagtttcatgccgaagacaccagacatgacaccccatttagtcacattatactgacatcgagCCAACTAGTCATATGTTTTTCCTCTATAACATCTCATTTCCGGTTCTGATTaattgctctaacctctcagagtTGAGACAaacaagcgaggcaacaacaagtacccaCTTTTAATCTTCGGTATGAagtgacccaggattgatccagGGTCTCCCGGCTTATAGGCGGACGCTATAAGAATTAGGCAGTGTAGAAAAATGCTAAGATGTGAGAGAGTTTATGGCTAGTCGTTTGGTATTATTGTCTGCCTTTAATCTGAAATGTTAAGCTGTGAACATTTCTTTAGTATTGAAATCATACATCTTAAGTGCTGTGAAATGTGAgtatcaacattttaaaatttaggcCGCATATACATTCATAATGCGGAACATTTTAAGACAAACGATTACCCTACTTCCTTAACCTTTcggcatatgaaagagcaactttcagtgcaatttatgcaaattttaatttgatttggttGGTTGGATTAGCTAGTGTCAGTACTCCAGTGTCATAACGTATAATTGTATCTGTCAACATGGAATAATGCATTCGGAATGTGCTTGAGTAAACAACATGCAAACGCacgaaaaggttaaagaattacgaTACAAAATTTCGTAAGCATGTTGTCACATGCTAAATTTGTAATACTTTTACAGATACTAAATCTGCTAGCATGTAACATTAtacgacgtcgtataagtgagatattcttgagcgcagcgtaaaacacctatcaaatcactataacataataataaatgCTTTCCCCCAAGAAGTCCACCATTGCCAAAATGTCGGAGTTAACATT from Liolophura sinensis isolate JHLJ2023 chromosome 3, CUHK_Ljap_v2, whole genome shotgun sequence carries:
- the LOC135463410 gene encoding uncharacterized protein LOC135463410 codes for the protein MSTLDHHVVLTCLQWITMLSLHVNTGSPYSYMSLLDHHVVVTCRYCTTLDHHVVVTCRYCITLLSLHADNGSPCCPYMLTMDHHVVLTCRYYSLNQRIRGKTLRLEESSVLGVKHYGWRVKHCGWRKPENLG